Proteins from a single region of Leptolyngbya sp. 'hensonii':
- a CDS encoding sensor histidine kinase has product PLVALLGIATLALLGLQLPTTSSNRLVSMLYTSLGFGLSWMTVLSAASGLNFFPVLLLVVVVRACILFPWSGRILVALAAYTSYLVILVLRIRPPETFSAVNNSTSDPLRFLFGLLQSSVFFNLFLNSALLFGLVLIFVLLLVGALLGEYESRQELAQANDRLREYALLIEDQAILQERNRIAREIHDSVGHNLTAQSIHLENVAQFLGQDQEQADRHLQKARQLGTNALRDVRQSIAALRSHPLQKQSLQDALTHLLREFEQTTQIRLKAQIRLTIMPATEIAIALYRIIQEALTNIAKHSQASRVHLFLSNHAMGFSLKIEDNGRGFNPEENTTGFGLQGIHERAAALGGTVTLQSRLNQGCTLTVEIPRQHGTHDSGSARR; this is encoded by the coding sequence CCCTTGGTCGCCCTACTGGGCATTGCCACCCTCGCCCTGTTGGGGTTGCAATTGCCAACCACCTCCTCCAATCGGCTGGTTTCCATGCTTTATACCAGCCTGGGATTTGGACTGAGCTGGATGACTGTTCTATCTGCCGCCAGTGGGCTTAACTTCTTTCCGGTATTGCTGCTGGTGGTCGTTGTGCGCGCCTGTATCCTGTTTCCCTGGTCAGGCCGCATTCTGGTTGCCCTGGCTGCCTATACCTCCTATCTGGTGATTCTGGTGCTGCGAATTCGCCCTCCAGAGACGTTCAGCGCTGTGAACAACAGTACCTCCGACCCCCTTAGATTTCTGTTTGGCCTCCTCCAATCCAGTGTTTTCTTCAACTTATTCCTCAATTCTGCCCTGCTGTTTGGCCTGGTTCTGATTTTTGTCTTGCTGCTGGTGGGAGCCCTGTTGGGAGAGTACGAGAGTCGTCAGGAACTGGCCCAGGCGAACGATCGTCTGCGGGAATATGCCCTGCTGATCGAAGACCAAGCCATTCTGCAGGAGCGGAACCGGATTGCCCGTGAGATTCACGATTCTGTCGGGCATAACCTCACGGCTCAGAGCATTCATCTGGAGAATGTGGCTCAGTTTTTAGGGCAAGATCAGGAACAGGCCGATCGGCATCTGCAGAAAGCCCGACAATTGGGCACCAATGCCCTGCGGGACGTGCGCCAATCGATCGCGGCCCTGAGGTCCCATCCACTCCAGAAACAATCCCTGCAAGATGCTCTGACCCATCTGCTACGGGAATTTGAGCAGACAACCCAAATCCGTCTGAAAGCGCAGATTCGTTTGACCATCATGCCCGCTACAGAAATCGCGATCGCCCTTTACCGGATTATTCAGGAGGCCCTTACGAACATTGCCAAACATAGTCAGGCCAGTCGGGTCCACCTTTTTCTCAGTAATCATGCCATGGGTTTTTCACTGAAAATTGAGGATAATGGACGGGGCTTCAATCCTGAGGAAAATACCACCGGCTTTGGCCTCCAGGGCATTCATGAACGGGCTGCAGCCCTGGGTGGAACCGTGACCCTGCAGAGTCGCTTAAATCAGGGCTGTACCCTCACCGTCGAAATCCCACGACAACACGGCACACATGATTCGGGTTCTGCTCGTCGATGA